The genomic stretch TCTCCTCGCTGGCCACGGGAGGATCGCGAGGTCCGAGCTCGTCAAGCGGCACTTCGAGGGTCCGGCCGGGGGAGAGGATCAGCGCGCGTTCGACGAGATTGGCGAGCTCGCGCACGTTCCCCGGCCACGGATATCGGCACAACGCATCGAGCGTTTCGGCGGGGATGACCTCCACCTGCCGGTTCATTGGGCGGGCCAGCCGCTGCACGAAATACCGGACGAGCGCTGGGATGTCCTCCGGGCGCTCGCGCAGCGGCGGCACGTGGAGCGGGAAGACGTTCAGACGGTAGTAGAGGTCGTCGCGAAACCGGTGCTCCTCCACCATCCGGCGGAGATCCCGATTCGTCGCAGCGATCAGGCGCACGTCGATCTTGATGGTCTTCGTGCTGCCGATGCGCTCGAACTCATGCTCCTGCAGGACGCGCAGCAGCTTCGGCTGAAGGTCGAGCGGGATCTCGCCGACCTCGTCGAGGAAAAGCGTGCCGCGATCGGCGACCTCGAAGCGGCCAACCTTTTGTGCGATCGCGCCGGTGAACGCGCCCTTCTCGTGCCCGAAGAGTTCGCTCTCGAGGAGACCCGACGGAATGGCGGCGCAGTTAATCTTCACAAACGTGCGTTCGCGACGGTTGCTGCGGTCGTGGATGGCGCGCGCGAGCAGCTCCTTGCCGGTGCCGGTTTCCCCGAGCAGGAGCACAGTCGAGTCCGTCGATGCGACGACCTCCGCCTGCTGGAGCGCGCGGCGGAGGGCGGAGCTGTTGCCGATGATCTCCTCGAACGGGTGTTCGGTTTTGATCTCGCTCTCGAGGTAGAGGCGCTCCTCCGCGAGCTTGTTCTTGAGCTGCGCGATCTTCTCGAACGCCATGGCGTTCTCGATCGCCATCGCGACGAGCTTCGCCACCTCGCCCATAAATTCGACCTCATCACCCGCATACGTCATGGGCTTGCGACGGCCGAAAGCCAGCGCGCCGATGCGCGTACGGGCGGTCGTGAGGGGCAGCAGGCACATGCTCACGACGCCGCTCTCGCGGATGCGCGTGATCGCCTCGGGCCAGCGTGTTTCGGCCGCGGTGTCGGCGACGATCAGGGGCTGCTGCGACTCGATGACCCAGCCAAACGGCGTATCTCCGACCCGCACTTCCGCCGGGCCTGGAGCCGCGTTTGCGGGCTCGAGCACCTGCGCCTGCGTGACCCCGCGCTCGGCGTCGTAAAGGAGGAGACCGATCCGGTCGAAGCTCACGACCCTCTGCAGCTCGCCGGCCAACCGGCGAAATAGCTCCTGGGGTTCGCGACAGGAGGTGATCGATTCGGCGACCGAGAGGAGCGCCTGAAACCGTTCGCGCAGCGTCGGGATGTCTGTCGAGCTGATGGCCATCGACACCGGAGAGGCCTCGTCGTTATGCACATAGTGAAGTGAACTTTGTGGGCTGCGTCGAGCAGCTCGCCCGGCGATCGCCGCAACCGTCCTGCTGCCGGTCGAAAAGCGGGCG from Candidatus Eisenbacteria bacterium encodes the following:
- a CDS encoding sigma 54-interacting transcriptional regulator, which codes for MAISSTDIPTLRERFQALLSVAESITSCREPQELFRRLAGELQRVVSFDRIGLLLYDAERGVTQAQVLEPANAAPGPAEVRVGDTPFGWVIESQQPLIVADTAAETRWPEAITRIRESGVVSMCLLPLTTARTRIGALAFGRRKPMTYAGDEVEFMGEVAKLVAMAIENAMAFEKIAQLKNKLAEERLYLESEIKTEHPFEEIIGNSSALRRALQQAEVVASTDSTVLLLGETGTGKELLARAIHDRSNRRERTFVKINCAAIPSGLLESELFGHEKGAFTGAIAQKVGRFEVADRGTLFLDEVGEIPLDLQPKLLRVLQEHEFERIGSTKTIKIDVRLIAATNRDLRRMVEEHRFRDDLYYRLNVFPLHVPPLRERPEDIPALVRYFVQRLARPMNRQVEVIPAETLDALCRYPWPGNVRELANLVERALILSPGRTLEVPLDELGPRDPPVASEEKDDATLQSVEREHILRALEEANWVLGGPKGAAARLGMKRTTLQYRMQRLGITRAR